The genomic DNA CGGAACATGTTCCTCATCGGCTGCCCCAGGTTTTCCCGGCGATGCGCTGTCAACAATACGAGGCGATCTGATCCGATTCGATCAAGTACCTCATGGTGATAATCTTCTTTGACCGTTGTCTTCAGTGCGTCAATGGCCGTATTCCCTGTGATGAAAATACTCTCTTCCTTCTTGTTCTCTTCCAGAAGATTCCGCGCCGATTTGTCGGTCGGAGAGAAGTGGAGATCAGCCATGACACCAGTCAGCTGGCGATTCATCTCCTCCGGGAAAGGTGAGTACTTGTTCCAGGTACGAAGACCGGCTTCGACGTGTCCGACGGCAATCTGATTATAATAGGCTGCAAGACTCGCCACAAAGGTGGTTGTCGTATCACCGTGCACAAGAACGATATCGGGCTTGGCTTCTTTCATGACACGATCCAGTCCTTCGAGGCCTCTGGTCGTGACATCAATCAATGTTTGCCGGTCCTTCATGATGTTCAGGTCATGGTCAGGACTGATATCGAAGATCGACATGACCTGATCCAGCATTTGACGATGCTGGGCGGTAACCGTCACGATTGTTTCAAAGCTTTCCGGATACTTCTTCAGTTCAAGGACAAGGGGCGCCATCTTGATGGCTTCCGGCCTTGTCCCGAAAATGGTCATAACCTTGATCGGATTCGCCAATGATTTCATCACCCTTCTTATTTCGTTCCGTACAGACGGTCGCCTGCGTCACCTAGACCCGGTACGATATAGCCTTTTTCGTTCAACTTCTCATCAAGGGCCGCAATGTAGATATCCACATCAGGATGTGCTTCCTTGATTGCTTCGACCCCTTCAGGACATGCGACAAGGCACATGAAACGAATGCTTTGGGCACCGCGCTTCTTAAGGGAGTTGATTGCCTCTACGGCAGATCCGCCCGTTGCAAGCATTGGATCGACGAGGATGAAATCGCGCTCTTCTACGTCACTTGGGAGTTTCACATAGTATTCAATCGGTTTGAGGGTTTCAGGGTCGCGGTAAAGGCCGACGTGACCTACTTTGGCTGCAGGGATCAGCTTCAGGATCCCGTCAACCATACCCAATCCGGCACGCAGGATCGGAACGATCCCCAGTTTCTTTCCTGCCAGCGTCTTCGCCTGTGCAGGGCTTACCGGCGTTTGAACCTCGATATCTTCAAGGGGCAGGTCGCGTGTGATTTCGAACGCCATGAGTGTGGCAACCTCATCCACCAGCTCGCGGAATTCCTTTGTACCCGTTTCTTTATCACGGATGAATGTTAACTTATGTTGGATCAATGGATGATCAAATACGTATACTTTTCCCACTCGACTCTCTCCTTTAAGTTTGATTTATGTAAATAAGCGATAGACTTCCTTTACACCTCTGATAATTGTACATAAAAGCGATTTGAAGAGCAACACGGGATTCAGGGTGTAATGGAATCGTTACATATTCTACATGTTCTTTTATTCTATCAGTCCAGCAAAAAGCCCCCCGACCAAGATGATCAAAGGGGCTTGCACATTATTGCTCCGGATATAATTCGAATCGGCTGGTGAGATCCGTTACACGCTTGCGTGCTTCTTCCAGTTTCGTTTCATCCTCATGGTTTTTCAGTGTAAGGGCGATGATGGACGCGATCTCGTCCATCTCTCCTGCGCCGAAGCCCCTGGATGTAACGGCTGCTGTACCGATACGGATACCGCTTGTAACGAACGGGCTTTCCGGATCGAACGGGATGGTATTCTTATTCACGGTAATGCCGATATCATCAAGTACCTTCTCAGCTACTTTTCCTGTCAGGCTCAATGAGCGCAGGTCGATCAGAAGAAGATGATTATCAGAACCGCCGGAAACAAGGTTGATTCCTTCTTTCGTAAGGCCTTCTCCAAGACGGGCTGCGTTATCAATGATGTTTTGAGCGTATTCTTTAAAAGAATCCTGCAGCGCCTCACCGAATGCCACCGCTTTTGCCGCGATGACATGCATCAAAGGACCGCCTTGGATACCAGGGAAAATGGATTTGTCGATTTTCTTCGCGAATTCTTCTTTGCACAGGATCATACCGCCGCGTGGACCGCGAAGCGTTTTATGTGTCGTTGTCGTAACGAAATCGGAATATGGTACTGGGTTCTGGTGAAGTCCTGCTGCAACAAGACCGGCGATATGAGCCATGTCCACCATGAGGTAAGCACCGACCTCATCCGCGATTTCACGGAACTTAGCGAAATCGATCTTGCGCGGGTATGCACTCGCTCCGGCTACGATGAGCTTCGGCTTATGCTCAAGAGCTTTCTGACGTACATCTTCATAATTGATCAATTGATTCTCTTCATCTACACCGTACTCCACGAAGTTGTATTGAACCCCGCTGAAGTTCACCGGACTGCCGTGAGTGAGGTGACCCCCATGGGACAGGTTCATACCAAGGACTGTGTCTCCCTGTTCGAGGATGGTAAAGTAAACTGCCATGTTGGCCTGGGCACCTGAGTGAGGCTGAACATTGACGTGTTCTGCGCCGAAGAGTTCTTTTGCACGGTCGCGGGCGAGGTTTTCAGCCACATCGACATGCTCGCATCCACCATAATAGCGACGGCCTGGATATCCTTCTGCGTACTTATTCGTCAACACGGAGCCTTGGGCTTCCATGACTGCTTCACTGACAAAGTTCTCTGACGCGATCAACTCGATCTTAGTACGCTGACGTTCCAATTCTTCTTGAATTGATGCATAAAGTTCCGGATCTTGCTTGGCAATCTTACTCATACGTATCCTCCTTCAATTCATGGACCCGTTTCTACCGGGCTTTGATTCATTCAATCACATTCTAACATGATTGAGCTAAAAGCGAAATAAAAAGAAGCATTTATTAAAAATGTTCGGTTTTACACAAAAACCCTCCTACATACAAGGGCCTTTGCACATAAAAAAAACACCCGACAAAGGGTGCTCTTCACTCATAGACCGCACGGTTTCCACCGATCAATTTAGGGCGGGTCCTTGCCAGGGTGACGTGGGCATGTCCGAGACTGCGCACGCTGACCCGCACCGGAACGGCCACATGCTTCAAATGCATGCCGATGAAGGTATCACCGATATCAATGCCTGCATCGGCCTTGATATGTTCCACAATGACAGGATCCTGAAAGCGATGATAAGCATGGGTGGCCATGGCGCCTCCTGCTTTCCTCACCGGTACGACCGTGACTTCGTCAAGATCTCTTGCCTCGGCTGTTTCACGTTCGATGACAATCGCCCGGTTCAAGTGTTCACAGCATTGAAAGGCAAGGGATACGCCTGATTGATCTGCGTACTTCCTCAGCTCTTCATAAATCAATTCAGCTGTATCAATGGTCCCTGCAGTCCCGATCTTTTCCCCCATTACCTCGGAGGTGGAGCAGCCGATGACGAGGACCTGTCCTTTTCTGAGTGGAACCTGATCATGAAACTCCTGAAGAATGGTCTGAAACGCTTGCTTCAGTTGGATGTGATCCATGATGACCTCTCCTCACTTCTCTTCGTAGCTAGTGATCTTCCCGATGCGGTTTGAATGCCTGCCACCTTCGAATTCGGTCTGGAGCCAGGTTTTGGCGATTTCACGCGCAAGCCCAGGTCCGATGACGCGTTCACCCATGGCAAGGATGTTGCTGTCATTATGCTCACGGGTCGCTTTTGCACTGAACACGTCGTGTACGAGGGCACAGCGAATCCCTTTCACTTTATTCGCAGAAATACTCATTCCGATACCGGTTCCGCAGATGAGGATTCCTCGATCGAATTCACCATTGGCCACTTTTTCGGCAACCGGCAGCGCATAATCCGGATAATCCACGGATGTGCCGCATTCGCAGCCGAAGTCTTCATACTGAAGGCCAAGCTCATCCATCAATGATTTTATTTCTTCACGGATATTCACACCGCCGTGATCGGATGCAATTGCGATCTTCATCTGTCATCCCCCAATTCACTCTTTCCTTCTATTTTGCCACAGGCACCCCATTATATAAAGGAATTGAATTGTTTTTTTCGTTTAACGGGAAAAGCACGGGAACCCCCGTGCTTTTTGGATCATAGATGGAATTTTGTAATGGTTCCTTTGAGTGACTCCGCCTGTGATTTCAATTGATGGGCGAGTTCTTCCACGTTCTTCATGACCCCTGCCTGCTCATTCGTTGCTTCAGACACTTCTTCCGCTCCGGCAGATGTTTCCTCTGCGATCGCCGCGACTTCCTGCGACTGGTTGGACGTGAGCTGGATGCTCTTCATCTGATCGTCCACGAGGACAGAGATCGTCTTGACGGAATCCACGACTTCATGGATGCTTTTGGTCATATTCTGGATGACGCGGTTCGTCTGTTCACCTTTATCCGCTTCCCTGTTCGCGGTGGTCACTTGATCTGTGATCTTACCGACTACCAGCCCGACCTCGGTCTGGATGTTTTGGATCAATCCGGATATTCCCTGGACCGCTTTCCCGCTTTCATCAGCAAGGTTACGGACTTCCTCTGCAACAACCGCAAATCCCTTACCGTGTTCCCCGGCCCTTGCCGCCTCAATGGATGCATTCAGAGCAAGAAGATTCGTCTGGTTGGCGATGTCCCCCACGAGCTGGATGATCTGCTCGACTTCCCGGGCGTGGCCCTCAAGTCGCTTCACGGCCTCAAGGGACGATTCATTCCCCGTCGCCAATCGATTGATTCCTTCCACCAGTGAATGGATGACCTCCTTGCTCTCGTTCAATTCTGCCACCATGGTTTCAGACAGCTTTTCAGAGGATTTGGAATGATCCTGTACTTCCTGTGCGATGCGGATGACATCTTCAACGGATTCCGCCGTTGTCTGGATGGCCGCTGCCGAACTTTCTGCACCAGCAGAGATTTCGCTGATCGTCCTGGAAACGGAATTAGCCTGGGTGGACGCAAGTTCGGACGCGTCGGAAAGCTCCTGTACATACGTATTGGTCTTACTGAAATTCTCGTCGATGTTCGCCACCATTTCCCGCAGGTTATGAAGCATCTTGTTATACGCCACCCCGAGGGAGCGGATCTCATCATCGGATTTCGACAGTTCCACTTCTGTGGAAATGTCACCATCCGCCGCTTTCAACGCCGCTTGTTCCAGTCGTTGCAGAGGCTTATCGATATATCCTGCTGCAAGATACGCAAGGAACCCCGACCAGAAGATCCCCATTCCAAGTGTTGCGAGGGTAAACCAGAAATCACTTACATCGGATGCGAATGTCGGTTTGATGAAATAAATGAACGCGGCACTCGTCGTATACGTGATGATTGCCAGAAGTGTGGTGAATAGTACAATCTTCTTCCTGAGACCTTTCTTGGAGCCTTTCCCTTTAGCCATCCTTCTCTCTCCCTGTCTGCTTCACTCACGCTCCAGTTTGTCCATTAACTGACCGATCAAGGAATCCAGTTCGTTATATGTATGCCGGTAGATCTCAACGCTGCCTCCATACGGATCGGAAACATCAAGGTCTTCCGGGTCCTCGAGTACGTATTCCTTCAGCGTGAAGATTTTATCGGCGATATGGGGATATTGATCTACGATCGCCCATTTATGGCCCTGTGTCATGGTGAAAATATATGAAGCCCAGTCCAGTTTTTCACGTGTGATGGAGCTGGATTGGTGCTTATGTATTATATCGTTCTCTTTCAGCACTTCTTTAGCTTGAATTGAGGCATCTGCTCCGTCCATGGCGAAAACGCCTGCGGATTTCACTTGGATTCCTTGGTGGTTGTTATGTTTAAGGATTGCTTCAGCCATGGGGCTTCGGCAGGTGTTGCCTGTGCAGATAAATAGAATATTCATTGGATCATCCTCCTTCTTACCTATTATAAATTAATTTCCATTTTGGACAAAGAGCATTCATGCTTATTCGGTTGGAGCGTTACATGGTGGAGGTGGAAATGTAGTTTTTCTTCATGGGAGCCGTAGATGGGACGTTTCGTTTCGCTGCGGCCGCCTGCTTTCCACGGGGAGGAAGTCGAGCCTCCTCATTCTTGCGGGGTCTCGATCTTTCCTCTATTCCCGCTGGAGTCAGGCGGCCTCCGCTTCACTTCACTCTTGGTGGAGAGGAGGATTGTACTTTTTCATGAGCTATTTTTTATGATTCATGATAGGGCCATTGCATCCATTGGAGTTTTTGATGATTGATCGCTCACCTTTTGTTACCA from Rossellomorea marisflavi includes the following:
- the wecB gene encoding non-hydrolyzing UDP-N-acetylglucosamine 2-epimerase; translation: MANPIKVMTIFGTRPEAIKMAPLVLELKKYPESFETIVTVTAQHRQMLDQVMSIFDISPDHDLNIMKDRQTLIDVTTRGLEGLDRVMKEAKPDIVLVHGDTTTTFVASLAAYYNQIAVGHVEAGLRTWNKYSPFPEEMNRQLTGVMADLHFSPTDKSARNLLEENKKEESIFITGNTAIDALKTTVKEDYHHEVLDRIGSDRLVLLTAHRRENLGQPMRNMFRAIKRLVEEQEDIQVVYPVHLNPAVREVADEVLGRDPRIHLIEPLDVIDFHNFASRAHLILTDSGGVQEEAPSLGVPVLVLRDTTERPEGIEAGTLKLAGNEEENIYKLAHELLTDPEAHSSMSKAANPYGDGLASYRIAQAIRYHFGHLEDRPDSFSPNE
- the upp gene encoding uracil phosphoribosyltransferase, encoding MGKVYVFDHPLIQHKLTFIRDKETGTKEFRELVDEVATLMAFEITRDLPLEDIEVQTPVSPAQAKTLAGKKLGIVPILRAGLGMVDGILKLIPAAKVGHVGLYRDPETLKPIEYYVKLPSDVEERDFILVDPMLATGGSAVEAINSLKKRGAQSIRFMCLVACPEGVEAIKEAHPDVDIYIAALDEKLNEKGYIVPGLGDAGDRLYGTK
- the glyA gene encoding serine hydroxymethyltransferase, with the protein product MSKIAKQDPELYASIQEELERQRTKIELIASENFVSEAVMEAQGSVLTNKYAEGYPGRRYYGGCEHVDVAENLARDRAKELFGAEHVNVQPHSGAQANMAVYFTILEQGDTVLGMNLSHGGHLTHGSPVNFSGVQYNFVEYGVDEENQLINYEDVRQKALEHKPKLIVAGASAYPRKIDFAKFREIADEVGAYLMVDMAHIAGLVAAGLHQNPVPYSDFVTTTTHKTLRGPRGGMILCKEEFAKKIDKSIFPGIQGGPLMHVIAAKAVAFGEALQDSFKEYAQNIIDNAARLGEGLTKEGINLVSGGSDNHLLLIDLRSLSLTGKVAEKVLDDIGITVNKNTIPFDPESPFVTSGIRIGTAAVTSRGFGAGEMDEIASIIALTLKNHEDETKLEEARKRVTDLTSRFELYPEQ
- a CDS encoding TIGR01440 family protein; this translates as MDHIQLKQAFQTILQEFHDQVPLRKGQVLVIGCSTSEVMGEKIGTAGTIDTAELIYEELRKYADQSGVSLAFQCCEHLNRAIVIERETAEARDLDEVTVVPVRKAGGAMATHAYHRFQDPVIVEHIKADAGIDIGDTFIGMHLKHVAVPVRVSVRSLGHAHVTLARTRPKLIGGNRAVYE
- the rpiB gene encoding ribose 5-phosphate isomerase B, with amino-acid sequence MKIAIASDHGGVNIREEIKSLMDELGLQYEDFGCECGTSVDYPDYALPVAEKVANGEFDRGILICGTGIGMSISANKVKGIRCALVHDVFSAKATREHNDSNILAMGERVIGPGLAREIAKTWLQTEFEGGRHSNRIGKITSYEEK
- a CDS encoding methyl-accepting chemotaxis protein, translated to MAKGKGSKKGLRKKIVLFTTLLAIITYTTSAAFIYFIKPTFASDVSDFWFTLATLGMGIFWSGFLAYLAAGYIDKPLQRLEQAALKAADGDISTEVELSKSDDEIRSLGVAYNKMLHNLREMVANIDENFSKTNTYVQELSDASELASTQANSVSRTISEISAGAESSAAAIQTTAESVEDVIRIAQEVQDHSKSSEKLSETMVAELNESKEVIHSLVEGINRLATGNESSLEAVKRLEGHAREVEQIIQLVGDIANQTNLLALNASIEAARAGEHGKGFAVVAEEVRNLADESGKAVQGISGLIQNIQTEVGLVVGKITDQVTTANREADKGEQTNRVIQNMTKSIHEVVDSVKTISVLVDDQMKSIQLTSNQSQEVAAIAEETSAGAEEVSEATNEQAGVMKNVEELAHQLKSQAESLKGTITKFHL
- a CDS encoding low molecular weight protein arginine phosphatase, whose translation is MNILFICTGNTCRSPMAEAILKHNNHQGIQVKSAGVFAMDGADASIQAKEVLKENDIIHKHQSSSITREKLDWASYIFTMTQGHKWAIVDQYPHIADKIFTLKEYVLEDPEDLDVSDPYGGSVEIYRHTYNELDSLIGQLMDKLERE